A region of Siniperca chuatsi isolate FFG_IHB_CAS linkage group LG23, ASM2008510v1, whole genome shotgun sequence DNA encodes the following proteins:
- the apaf1 gene encoding apoptotic protease-activating factor 1 isoform X1 — MTLQEGARSCLLRFRHRLEQDIKPSYLMDHMISDGVLTVDEEERIKTQPTRKDQAVALLELLLRKDNHAYISFYNSLVKETYNDLASLLHDDLPCTSPDAHKNSSGGCTPFVQTVLSEGGVPQRPVVFVSRPELVNRVREKLYRLQKEPGWITVFGMAGSGKSVLAAEAVRHHELIEECFPGGIHWLSIGQLDKPDLLVKIQSLCFRLEQSLDSQTLYRHPNSLDEAKERLRFLMLRRYPRALLILDDIWDSTVLKAFDIHCRILLTTRNRSLADSVSGAKYEVEVESGLDENKGLEILALYTKTKLKGLPEEARSIVRECKGSPLVVSLIGALLREKPNRWRYYLCQLQQKQFKRIKKSSSYDYDALDQAMAASIEVLPDEHRELYKDLTVLEKDIKVPAKVLSVLWDLEPEEVEDILEEFVNKSLLFVDSHNKPYLYYLHDLQLDFLVEQNHTQLESLHTKVVHQYQRHYRDGPPTSGDKECLYWIRFITHHMAKANLSQELYSLMFSLDWVSIKAQIMGPAHLINDYVEYGPILDKENSEVRSQFQEFLSLNAHRLEQRPFPDVMQLALSQPRTSEVYRQALLQAQDRARTGKLYFDWLNKSSVENLSHLVIHPHQGSIYNACFSHDGAKIASSGASKTLKVFKSTSGEKLTEIQAHDDEVLCCAFSPDDRLLATCSSDRKVKVWNMERAMLLRVFEEEHEEQVNHCEFTNTTSRLLLATCSNDKFLNVKLWNLNKPSSQNTMFGHFEPVNHCCFSPDDTYVSTSSNDGTIKLFQVLSANEWKTINVRNMFAESDEEVLVKCSTWTADGKRIICAARNAVLVFDVETSDMLLEIRSNRLSTVQYCHACATSNLLAIAFSNYAVELWDLEANKKMADCSGHLSWVQRVQFSPDGSQLLSCSDDQTVRLWETKKVHTSSAICLKRDSDVIFNDEEIIVSAADNCNRLQVRDGRTGSVLFQSEEKSSRIRCTCMCRQASAVVLGQEDGTVQVLEVPSGKLLATLLGHTKTVLHCQFSQNGQTLITSSEDTTIRVWRWQSGECKVLQGHKEQVRCFSLLSDSPVDMRLLSWSFDGTVKMWDIESGEKLQDIEAHRGAILSCHVSPDGCLFATTSADKTAKLWHCESWQCVHTLSGHQDCVRSCRFSWDSRRLATGDDNGEIWLWSVEDGSLLKICSREGKDGMDSLHGGWVTDLHFSPDNSLLVSTGGYIKWWDVEKGEALQTFYPSGTALKRIHVSSDFSTFVTIDTIGILYILQRVV, encoded by the exons ATGACGTTGCAGGAAGGGGCGCGGAGCTGTCTGCTGCGCTTTCGCCACAGACTGGAGCAGGACATCAAGCCCTCCTACCTGATGGACCATATGATCAGTGATGGTGTGCTGACtgtggatgaggaggagaggatcaAGACCCAG cccaCGAGGAAGGATCAGGCTGTggccctgctggagctgctgctgaggaAGGACAATCATGCCTATATCTCCTTCTATAATTCCCTGGTCAAGGAGACATACAATGATTTGGCCAGTCTGCTTCACGATGACCTACCGTGCACGTCACCTGATGCTCATAAGAACTCCTCTGGTGGCTGCACACCTTTTG TCCAGACAGTGCTCAGTGAAGGCGGCGTACCACAGAGGCCCGTGGTGTTTGTCAGCAGACCAGAGCTTGTGAACCGGGTCAGGGAGAAACTCTATCGCCTGCAGAAGGAGCCTGGCTGGATCACTGTCTTCGGCATGGCTGGCTCGGGCAAATCCGTCCTGGCTGCTGAGGCTGTGAGACACCATGAACTCATCGAAG AGTGCTTCCCTGGAGGGATCCACTGGCTGTCCATCGGCCAGTTGGACAAACCAGACTTGCTGGTGAAGATCCAGTCATTGTGTTTCCGTCTGGAGCAGAGCCTGGATTCCCAGACCCTCTACCGCCACCCCAACTCTCTGGATGAGGCCAAGGAGCGCCTGCGCTTCCTCATGCTGCGCAGATATCCGAG AGCTCTGCTGATTCTAGATGACATCTGGGACAGTACAGTGCTAAAGGCGTTTGATATTCACTGTCGGATACTTTTGACCACCAGAAATAGAAGCCTTGCTGATTCTGTTAGCG gtgCTAAATATGAGGTGGAAGTGGAGAGTGGTCTGGATGAAAACAAGGGGCTAGAGATCCTTGCTCTGTACACTAAAACTAAACTCAAGGGACTTCCTGAGGAGGCTCGCAGCATTGTCAGGGAATGCAAAG GTTCCCCTCTGGTAGTGTCCCTAATCGGGGCTCTACTCAGAGAGAAACCCAACCGCTGGCGTTACTACCTCtgccagctgcagcagaagcAGTTCAAGCGCATAAAGAAGTCATCGTCTTACGACTACGACGCCCTCGACCAAGCCATGGCTGCTAGCATTGAGGTCCTACCTGATGAACATCGAGAGCTCTACAAGGACCTTACTGTGCTAGAGAAGGACATCAAAGTCCCTGCAAAG GTGCTGTCTGTTCTGTGGGACTTGGAGCCGGAGGAAGTAGAGGACATCCTCGAGGagtttgtcaacaaatctctgCTTTTTGTGGACAGTCACAATAAACCCTACCTGTACTACCTCCATGACCTCCAGCTTGACTTCCTGGTGGAGCAGAATCACACCCAGCTCGAG AGCCTCCACACTAAGGTGGTGCATCAGTACCAGCGGCACTACAGAGATGGTCCTCCCACCTCAGGAGATAAGGAATGTCTCTACTGGATCAGATTCATCACCCACCACATGGCCAAAGCCAACCTCtcccag GAGCTCTACTCGCTCATGTTTTCTCTGGACTGGGTCAGCATCAAGGCCCAGATAATGGGTCCAGCTCACCTCATCAATGACTATGTAGAGTATGGACCCATTCTGGACAAAGAG AACAGCGAAGTGCGCAGTCAATTCCAGGAGTTTCTGTCTCTGAACGCCCACCGGCTGGAGCAGCGTCCCTTCCCTGACGTGATGCAGCTTGCTCTGTCTCAGCCACGTACCTCCGAGGTCTACAGACAGGCTCTGCTGCAGGCGCAGGACCGGGCTAGGACAGGGAAACTCTACTTTGACTGGCT GAATAAGAGCAGTGTAGAGAATCTGTCCCATCTGGTTATCCACCCCCACCAGGGCTCCATCTACAACGCCTGCTTCTCCCATGATGGAGCCAAGATCGCCTCCAGTGGAGCCAGCAAGACACTCAAG GTGTTTAAAAGCACCTCAGGTGAGAAGCTCACAGAGATCCAGGCCCATGATGACGAGGTGCTCTGCTGTGCCTTCTCCCCTGATGACCGTCTCCTAGCAACCTGCTCTAGTGACAGGAAAGTCAAG GTTTGGAACATGGAGCGAGCCATGCTGTTAAGGGTCTTTGAGGAGGAGCATGAAGAGCAGGTCAACCATTGTGAGTTTACCAACACAACAAGTCGCCTCCTGCTGGCCACCTGCTCCAACGACAAGTTCTTGAATGTCAAG TTGTGGAACCTCAACAAGCCTTCCTCCCAGAACACCATGTTTGGCCACTTTGAGCCAGTCAACCACTGCTGTTTCTCCCCTGATGACACCTATGTGTCCACTTCCTCTAACGACGGTACCATTAAG CTATTTCAGGTGTTGTCTGCCAACGAGTGGAAGACAATCAATGTGAGAAACATGTTTGCAGAAAGCGATGAAGAGGTCCTCGTCAAGTGCAGCACCTGGACTGCCGACGGCAAGCGCATCATATGTGCAGCCAGGAATGCTGTTCTG GTGTTTGACGTGGAGACATCGGACATGTTGTTGGAGATCAGATCGAATCGTCTGAGCACGGTTCAATACTGTCACGCCTGTGCCACCAGTAACCTGCTGGCTATCGCATTCTCCAACTACGCTGTGGAG CTGTGGGACTTGGAAGCTAATAAGAAGATGGCTGACTGCAGTGGTCACCTGAGTTGGGTCCAGCGTGTCCAGTTCTCGCCTGACGGCTCACAGCTGCTCTCCTGCTCTGATGACCAGACTGTCAGG tTATGGGAGACTAAGAAGGTGCACACCTCCTCAGCCATCTGCCTGAAAAGAGACTCTGACGTTATCTTCAATGATGAAGAAATCATAGTGTCAGCTGCAGACAACTGCAACAGACTGCAG gtgcGTGATGGCAGGACAGGATCAGTGCTGTTCCAGTCGGAGGAGAAGTCGTCCAGGATCCGGTGTACGTGTATGTGCAGGCAGGCCTCTGCTGTGGTCCTGGGCCAGGAAGATGGAACTGTACAG GTGTTGGAGGTGCCCTCTGGGAAGCTCCTAGCCACTCTGCTGGGACACACAAAGACGGTGCTGCACTGCCAGTTCAGCCAGAATGGCCAAACACTTATTACATCCTCCGAGGACACCACCATAAGG GTGTGGAGGTGGCAGTCAGGGGAGTGTAAAGTACTGCAGGGTCACAAGGAACAGGTCAGATGCTTCTCGCTGCTCTCCGACTCGCCGGTCGACATGAGATTGCTGTCCTGGTCCTTCGACGGCACTGTCAAG ATGTGGGACATAGAAAGTGGAGAGAAGCTGCAGGACATCGAGGCTCATCGGGGAGCCATTCTGTCCTGTCATGTCTCGCCAGATGGATGCCTCTTCGCCACCACCTCTGCTGACAAGACTGCTAAG TTGTGGCACTGTGAGTCCTGGCAGTGTGTCCACACACTGAGCGGCCACCAAGACTGTGTCCGAAGCTGCCGATTCTCCTGGGACAGCCGACGCCTCGCAACAGGAGATGACAATGGAGAAATTTGG CTCTGGAGTGTCGAGGACGGCTCTTTGCTGAAGATTTGTTCCAGAGAAGGTAAAGATGGCATGGACTCACTGCACGGAGGCTGGGTGACCGACCTGCACTTTTCCCCAGACAACTCTCTTCTGGTCTCAACTGGCGGCTACATCAAG
- the apaf1 gene encoding apoptotic protease-activating factor 1 isoform X3, whose product MTLQEGARSCLLRFRHRLEQDIKPSYLMDHMISDGVLTVDEEERIKTQPTRKDQAVALLELLLRKDNHAYISFYNSLVKETYNDLASLLHDDLPCTSPDAHKNSSGGCTPFVQTVLSEGGVPQRPVVFVSRPELVNRVREKLYRLQKEPGWITVFGMAGSGKSVLAAEAVRHHELIEECFPGGIHWLSIGQLDKPDLLVKIQSLCFRLEQSLDSQTLYRHPNSLDEAKERLRFLMLRRYPRALLILDDIWDSTVLKAFDIHCRILLTTRNRSLADSVSGAKYEVEVESGLDENKGLEILALYTKTKLKGLPEEARSIVRECKGSPLVVSLIGALLREKPNRWRYYLCQLQQKQFKRIKKSSSYDYDALDQAMAASIEVLPDEHRELYKDLTVLEKDIKVPAKVLSVLWDLEPEEVEDILEEFVNKSLLFVDSHNKPYLYYLHDLQLDFLVEQNHTQLESLHTKVVHQYQRHYRDGPPTSGDKECLYWIRFITHHMAKANLSQELYSLMFSLDWVSIKAQIMGPAHLINDYVEYGPILDKENSEVRSQFQEFLSLNAHRLEQRPFPDVMQLALSQPRTSEVYRQALLQAQDRARTGKLYFDWLNKSSVENLSHLVIHPHQGSIYNACFSHDGAKIASSGASKTLKVFKSTSGEKLTEIQAHDDEVLCCAFSPDDRLLATCSSDRKVKVWNMERAMLLRVFEEEHEEQVNHCEFTNTTSRLLLATCSNDKFLNVKLWNLNKPSSQNTMFGHFEPVNHCCFSPDDTYVSTSSNDGTIKLFQVLSANEWKTINVRNMFAESDEEVLVKCSTWTADGKRIICAARNAVLVFDVETSDMLLEIRSNRLSTVQYCHACATSNLLAIAFSNYAVELWDLEANKKMADCSGHLSWVQRVQFSPDGSQLLSCSDDQTVRLWETKKVHTSSAICLKRDSDVIFNDEEIIVSAADNCNRLQVRDGRTGSVLFQSEEKSSRIRCTCMCRQASAVVLGQEDGTVQAAGLTASQVLRTVACRIRRLLTSFRGLMLAVGLCTGSVQVLEVPSGKLLATLLGHTKTVLHCQFSQNGQTLITSSEDTTIRVWRWQSGECKVLQGHKEQVRCFSLLSDSPVDMRLLSWSFDGTVKMWDIESGEKLQDIEAHRGAILSCHVSPDGCLFATTSADKTAKLWHCESWQCVHTLSGHQDCVRSCRFSWDSRRLATGDDNGEIWLWSVEDGSLLKICSREGKDGMDSLHGGWVTDLHFSPDNSLLVSTGGYIKWWDVEKGEALQTFYPSGTALKRIHVSSDFSTFVTIDTIGILYILQRVV is encoded by the exons ATGACGTTGCAGGAAGGGGCGCGGAGCTGTCTGCTGCGCTTTCGCCACAGACTGGAGCAGGACATCAAGCCCTCCTACCTGATGGACCATATGATCAGTGATGGTGTGCTGACtgtggatgaggaggagaggatcaAGACCCAG cccaCGAGGAAGGATCAGGCTGTggccctgctggagctgctgctgaggaAGGACAATCATGCCTATATCTCCTTCTATAATTCCCTGGTCAAGGAGACATACAATGATTTGGCCAGTCTGCTTCACGATGACCTACCGTGCACGTCACCTGATGCTCATAAGAACTCCTCTGGTGGCTGCACACCTTTTG TCCAGACAGTGCTCAGTGAAGGCGGCGTACCACAGAGGCCCGTGGTGTTTGTCAGCAGACCAGAGCTTGTGAACCGGGTCAGGGAGAAACTCTATCGCCTGCAGAAGGAGCCTGGCTGGATCACTGTCTTCGGCATGGCTGGCTCGGGCAAATCCGTCCTGGCTGCTGAGGCTGTGAGACACCATGAACTCATCGAAG AGTGCTTCCCTGGAGGGATCCACTGGCTGTCCATCGGCCAGTTGGACAAACCAGACTTGCTGGTGAAGATCCAGTCATTGTGTTTCCGTCTGGAGCAGAGCCTGGATTCCCAGACCCTCTACCGCCACCCCAACTCTCTGGATGAGGCCAAGGAGCGCCTGCGCTTCCTCATGCTGCGCAGATATCCGAG AGCTCTGCTGATTCTAGATGACATCTGGGACAGTACAGTGCTAAAGGCGTTTGATATTCACTGTCGGATACTTTTGACCACCAGAAATAGAAGCCTTGCTGATTCTGTTAGCG gtgCTAAATATGAGGTGGAAGTGGAGAGTGGTCTGGATGAAAACAAGGGGCTAGAGATCCTTGCTCTGTACACTAAAACTAAACTCAAGGGACTTCCTGAGGAGGCTCGCAGCATTGTCAGGGAATGCAAAG GTTCCCCTCTGGTAGTGTCCCTAATCGGGGCTCTACTCAGAGAGAAACCCAACCGCTGGCGTTACTACCTCtgccagctgcagcagaagcAGTTCAAGCGCATAAAGAAGTCATCGTCTTACGACTACGACGCCCTCGACCAAGCCATGGCTGCTAGCATTGAGGTCCTACCTGATGAACATCGAGAGCTCTACAAGGACCTTACTGTGCTAGAGAAGGACATCAAAGTCCCTGCAAAG GTGCTGTCTGTTCTGTGGGACTTGGAGCCGGAGGAAGTAGAGGACATCCTCGAGGagtttgtcaacaaatctctgCTTTTTGTGGACAGTCACAATAAACCCTACCTGTACTACCTCCATGACCTCCAGCTTGACTTCCTGGTGGAGCAGAATCACACCCAGCTCGAG AGCCTCCACACTAAGGTGGTGCATCAGTACCAGCGGCACTACAGAGATGGTCCTCCCACCTCAGGAGATAAGGAATGTCTCTACTGGATCAGATTCATCACCCACCACATGGCCAAAGCCAACCTCtcccag GAGCTCTACTCGCTCATGTTTTCTCTGGACTGGGTCAGCATCAAGGCCCAGATAATGGGTCCAGCTCACCTCATCAATGACTATGTAGAGTATGGACCCATTCTGGACAAAGAG AACAGCGAAGTGCGCAGTCAATTCCAGGAGTTTCTGTCTCTGAACGCCCACCGGCTGGAGCAGCGTCCCTTCCCTGACGTGATGCAGCTTGCTCTGTCTCAGCCACGTACCTCCGAGGTCTACAGACAGGCTCTGCTGCAGGCGCAGGACCGGGCTAGGACAGGGAAACTCTACTTTGACTGGCT GAATAAGAGCAGTGTAGAGAATCTGTCCCATCTGGTTATCCACCCCCACCAGGGCTCCATCTACAACGCCTGCTTCTCCCATGATGGAGCCAAGATCGCCTCCAGTGGAGCCAGCAAGACACTCAAG GTGTTTAAAAGCACCTCAGGTGAGAAGCTCACAGAGATCCAGGCCCATGATGACGAGGTGCTCTGCTGTGCCTTCTCCCCTGATGACCGTCTCCTAGCAACCTGCTCTAGTGACAGGAAAGTCAAG GTTTGGAACATGGAGCGAGCCATGCTGTTAAGGGTCTTTGAGGAGGAGCATGAAGAGCAGGTCAACCATTGTGAGTTTACCAACACAACAAGTCGCCTCCTGCTGGCCACCTGCTCCAACGACAAGTTCTTGAATGTCAAG TTGTGGAACCTCAACAAGCCTTCCTCCCAGAACACCATGTTTGGCCACTTTGAGCCAGTCAACCACTGCTGTTTCTCCCCTGATGACACCTATGTGTCCACTTCCTCTAACGACGGTACCATTAAG CTATTTCAGGTGTTGTCTGCCAACGAGTGGAAGACAATCAATGTGAGAAACATGTTTGCAGAAAGCGATGAAGAGGTCCTCGTCAAGTGCAGCACCTGGACTGCCGACGGCAAGCGCATCATATGTGCAGCCAGGAATGCTGTTCTG GTGTTTGACGTGGAGACATCGGACATGTTGTTGGAGATCAGATCGAATCGTCTGAGCACGGTTCAATACTGTCACGCCTGTGCCACCAGTAACCTGCTGGCTATCGCATTCTCCAACTACGCTGTGGAG CTGTGGGACTTGGAAGCTAATAAGAAGATGGCTGACTGCAGTGGTCACCTGAGTTGGGTCCAGCGTGTCCAGTTCTCGCCTGACGGCTCACAGCTGCTCTCCTGCTCTGATGACCAGACTGTCAGG tTATGGGAGACTAAGAAGGTGCACACCTCCTCAGCCATCTGCCTGAAAAGAGACTCTGACGTTATCTTCAATGATGAAGAAATCATAGTGTCAGCTGCAGACAACTGCAACAGACTGCAG gtgcGTGATGGCAGGACAGGATCAGTGCTGTTCCAGTCGGAGGAGAAGTCGTCCAGGATCCGGTGTACGTGTATGTGCAGGCAGGCCTCTGCTGTGGTCCTGGGCCAGGAAGATGGAACTGTACAG GCAGCAGGGCTGACAGCTAGTCAGGTACTGAGGACGGTTGCCTGCAGGATCCGAAGACTGTTGACCTCCTTCAGGGGGTTGATGCTGGCTGTAGGGCTATGCACAGGCAGCGTGCAG GTGTTGGAGGTGCCCTCTGGGAAGCTCCTAGCCACTCTGCTGGGACACACAAAGACGGTGCTGCACTGCCAGTTCAGCCAGAATGGCCAAACACTTATTACATCCTCCGAGGACACCACCATAAGG GTGTGGAGGTGGCAGTCAGGGGAGTGTAAAGTACTGCAGGGTCACAAGGAACAGGTCAGATGCTTCTCGCTGCTCTCCGACTCGCCGGTCGACATGAGATTGCTGTCCTGGTCCTTCGACGGCACTGTCAAG ATGTGGGACATAGAAAGTGGAGAGAAGCTGCAGGACATCGAGGCTCATCGGGGAGCCATTCTGTCCTGTCATGTCTCGCCAGATGGATGCCTCTTCGCCACCACCTCTGCTGACAAGACTGCTAAG TTGTGGCACTGTGAGTCCTGGCAGTGTGTCCACACACTGAGCGGCCACCAAGACTGTGTCCGAAGCTGCCGATTCTCCTGGGACAGCCGACGCCTCGCAACAGGAGATGACAATGGAGAAATTTGG CTCTGGAGTGTCGAGGACGGCTCTTTGCTGAAGATTTGTTCCAGAGAAGGTAAAGATGGCATGGACTCACTGCACGGAGGCTGGGTGACCGACCTGCACTTTTCCCCAGACAACTCTCTTCTGGTCTCAACTGGCGGCTACATCAAG
- the apaf1 gene encoding apoptotic protease-activating factor 1 isoform X2 has product MTLQEGARSCLLRFRHRLEQDIKPSYLMDHMISDGVLTVDEEERIKTQPTRKDQAVALLELLLRKDNHAYISFYNSLVKETYNDLASLLHDDLPCTSPDAHKNSSGGCTPFVQTVLSEGGVPQRPVVFVSRPELVNRVREKLYRLQKEPGWITVFGMAGSGKSVLAAEAVRHHELIEECFPGGIHWLSIGQLDKPDLLVKIQSLCFRLEQSLDSQTLYRHPNSLDEAKERLRFLMLRRYPRALLILDDIWDSTVLKAFDIHCRILLTTRNRSLADSVSGAKYEVEVESGLDENKGLEILALYTKTKLKGLPEEARSIVRECKGSPLVVSLIGALLREKPNRWRYYLCQLQQKQFKRIKKSSSYDYDALDQAMAASIEVLPDEHRELYKDLTVLEKDIKVPAKVLSVLWDLEPEEVEDILEEFVNKSLLFVDSHNKPYLYYLHDLQLDFLVEQNHTQLESLHTKVVHQYQRHYRDGPPTSGDKECLYWIRFITHHMAKANLSQELYSLMFSLDWVSIKAQIMGPAHLINDYVEYGPILDKENSEVRSQFQEFLSLNAHRLEQRPFPDVMQLALSQPRTSEVYRQALLQAQDRARTGKLYFDWLNKSSVENLSHLVIHPHQGSIYNACFSHDGAKIASSGASKTLKVFKSTSGEKLTEIQAHDDEVLCCAFSPDDRLLATCSSDRKVKVWNMERAMLLRVFEEEHEEQVNHCEFTNTTSRLLLATCSNDKFLNVKLWNLNKPSSQNTMFGHFEPVNHCCFSPDDTYVSTSSNDGTIKLFQVLSANEWKTINVRNMFAESDEEVLVKCSTWTADGKRIICAARNAVLVFDVETSDMLLEIRSNRLSTVQYCHACATSNLLAIAFSNYAVELWDLEANKKMADCSGHLSWVQRVQFSPDGSQLLSCSDDQTVRLWETKKVHTSSAICLKRDSDVIFNDEEIIVSAADNCNRLQVRDGRTGSVLFQSEEKSSRIRCTCMCRQASAVVLGQEDGTVQAAGLTASQVLRTVACRIRRLLTSFRGLMLAVGLCTGSVQAFS; this is encoded by the exons ATGACGTTGCAGGAAGGGGCGCGGAGCTGTCTGCTGCGCTTTCGCCACAGACTGGAGCAGGACATCAAGCCCTCCTACCTGATGGACCATATGATCAGTGATGGTGTGCTGACtgtggatgaggaggagaggatcaAGACCCAG cccaCGAGGAAGGATCAGGCTGTggccctgctggagctgctgctgaggaAGGACAATCATGCCTATATCTCCTTCTATAATTCCCTGGTCAAGGAGACATACAATGATTTGGCCAGTCTGCTTCACGATGACCTACCGTGCACGTCACCTGATGCTCATAAGAACTCCTCTGGTGGCTGCACACCTTTTG TCCAGACAGTGCTCAGTGAAGGCGGCGTACCACAGAGGCCCGTGGTGTTTGTCAGCAGACCAGAGCTTGTGAACCGGGTCAGGGAGAAACTCTATCGCCTGCAGAAGGAGCCTGGCTGGATCACTGTCTTCGGCATGGCTGGCTCGGGCAAATCCGTCCTGGCTGCTGAGGCTGTGAGACACCATGAACTCATCGAAG AGTGCTTCCCTGGAGGGATCCACTGGCTGTCCATCGGCCAGTTGGACAAACCAGACTTGCTGGTGAAGATCCAGTCATTGTGTTTCCGTCTGGAGCAGAGCCTGGATTCCCAGACCCTCTACCGCCACCCCAACTCTCTGGATGAGGCCAAGGAGCGCCTGCGCTTCCTCATGCTGCGCAGATATCCGAG AGCTCTGCTGATTCTAGATGACATCTGGGACAGTACAGTGCTAAAGGCGTTTGATATTCACTGTCGGATACTTTTGACCACCAGAAATAGAAGCCTTGCTGATTCTGTTAGCG gtgCTAAATATGAGGTGGAAGTGGAGAGTGGTCTGGATGAAAACAAGGGGCTAGAGATCCTTGCTCTGTACACTAAAACTAAACTCAAGGGACTTCCTGAGGAGGCTCGCAGCATTGTCAGGGAATGCAAAG GTTCCCCTCTGGTAGTGTCCCTAATCGGGGCTCTACTCAGAGAGAAACCCAACCGCTGGCGTTACTACCTCtgccagctgcagcagaagcAGTTCAAGCGCATAAAGAAGTCATCGTCTTACGACTACGACGCCCTCGACCAAGCCATGGCTGCTAGCATTGAGGTCCTACCTGATGAACATCGAGAGCTCTACAAGGACCTTACTGTGCTAGAGAAGGACATCAAAGTCCCTGCAAAG GTGCTGTCTGTTCTGTGGGACTTGGAGCCGGAGGAAGTAGAGGACATCCTCGAGGagtttgtcaacaaatctctgCTTTTTGTGGACAGTCACAATAAACCCTACCTGTACTACCTCCATGACCTCCAGCTTGACTTCCTGGTGGAGCAGAATCACACCCAGCTCGAG AGCCTCCACACTAAGGTGGTGCATCAGTACCAGCGGCACTACAGAGATGGTCCTCCCACCTCAGGAGATAAGGAATGTCTCTACTGGATCAGATTCATCACCCACCACATGGCCAAAGCCAACCTCtcccag GAGCTCTACTCGCTCATGTTTTCTCTGGACTGGGTCAGCATCAAGGCCCAGATAATGGGTCCAGCTCACCTCATCAATGACTATGTAGAGTATGGACCCATTCTGGACAAAGAG AACAGCGAAGTGCGCAGTCAATTCCAGGAGTTTCTGTCTCTGAACGCCCACCGGCTGGAGCAGCGTCCCTTCCCTGACGTGATGCAGCTTGCTCTGTCTCAGCCACGTACCTCCGAGGTCTACAGACAGGCTCTGCTGCAGGCGCAGGACCGGGCTAGGACAGGGAAACTCTACTTTGACTGGCT GAATAAGAGCAGTGTAGAGAATCTGTCCCATCTGGTTATCCACCCCCACCAGGGCTCCATCTACAACGCCTGCTTCTCCCATGATGGAGCCAAGATCGCCTCCAGTGGAGCCAGCAAGACACTCAAG GTGTTTAAAAGCACCTCAGGTGAGAAGCTCACAGAGATCCAGGCCCATGATGACGAGGTGCTCTGCTGTGCCTTCTCCCCTGATGACCGTCTCCTAGCAACCTGCTCTAGTGACAGGAAAGTCAAG GTTTGGAACATGGAGCGAGCCATGCTGTTAAGGGTCTTTGAGGAGGAGCATGAAGAGCAGGTCAACCATTGTGAGTTTACCAACACAACAAGTCGCCTCCTGCTGGCCACCTGCTCCAACGACAAGTTCTTGAATGTCAAG TTGTGGAACCTCAACAAGCCTTCCTCCCAGAACACCATGTTTGGCCACTTTGAGCCAGTCAACCACTGCTGTTTCTCCCCTGATGACACCTATGTGTCCACTTCCTCTAACGACGGTACCATTAAG CTATTTCAGGTGTTGTCTGCCAACGAGTGGAAGACAATCAATGTGAGAAACATGTTTGCAGAAAGCGATGAAGAGGTCCTCGTCAAGTGCAGCACCTGGACTGCCGACGGCAAGCGCATCATATGTGCAGCCAGGAATGCTGTTCTG GTGTTTGACGTGGAGACATCGGACATGTTGTTGGAGATCAGATCGAATCGTCTGAGCACGGTTCAATACTGTCACGCCTGTGCCACCAGTAACCTGCTGGCTATCGCATTCTCCAACTACGCTGTGGAG CTGTGGGACTTGGAAGCTAATAAGAAGATGGCTGACTGCAGTGGTCACCTGAGTTGGGTCCAGCGTGTCCAGTTCTCGCCTGACGGCTCACAGCTGCTCTCCTGCTCTGATGACCAGACTGTCAGG tTATGGGAGACTAAGAAGGTGCACACCTCCTCAGCCATCTGCCTGAAAAGAGACTCTGACGTTATCTTCAATGATGAAGAAATCATAGTGTCAGCTGCAGACAACTGCAACAGACTGCAG gtgcGTGATGGCAGGACAGGATCAGTGCTGTTCCAGTCGGAGGAGAAGTCGTCCAGGATCCGGTGTACGTGTATGTGCAGGCAGGCCTCTGCTGTGGTCCTGGGCCAGGAAGATGGAACTGTACAG GCAGCAGGGCTGACAGCTAGTCAGGTACTGAGGACGGTTGCCTGCAGGATCCGAAGACTGTTGACCTCCTTCAGGGGGTTGATGCTGGCTGTAGGGCTATGCACAGGCAGCGTGCAG GCATTTTCCTGA